Below is a window of Plectropomus leopardus isolate mb unplaced genomic scaffold, YSFRI_Pleo_2.0 unplaced_scaffold23972, whole genome shotgun sequence DNA.
TCCCTGTTAAATACAGGTTGAATGGGCTGCGCTTGGTGAAAAGCGAGAGTCTGGAGGCAGTGAGCCAGGTGACCCAGCTGGACTTAAGAGACAATTGCTTAGGCTCACTAGACCTGAGCTCCGTCTGCAACCTGGAGACTCTGCACTGCCAGCGCAACCAGCTGGGGACACTCACACTCAGCGGTTTCACACTGCGCATGCTTCATGCCAGCAGCAACCGTGAGTCAAACAGAGCGTCAACTAGCTGATGTTATTGCCTCACTGAATGTTTGTCTGTATGTTCAGGCCCATCTCCCAAGTGATGCACTCATCTTATGAACGCACACGTATAAACGGGCCAGATGTTTAGCTGCTGattgctgcttttttctgcCCGCAGGCCTTACAACAGTCAACATCTATCCCGTCCCTAACCAGCTGACACACATGGACCTATCGCAGTGAGTTCTGGCTGAGAATAAGAAGTTACTGTGGTCTCTGTAttcacagatttattttttcaacagaggctctgatgtttaaaaatagtACCTTTATCTTAATACTCATTAATATAGTTGTGCACGGTGCTTCATGGAAGTGTAAATTAATTTGAAGATTGAACTGGATTATCGATACccaacaaaagcaaatactcTGTGGAATCTATTCAGTGAAATGCATGCAGAAGGTAAAGATgctaaataaatgcaaaaaggcCCTAAAAAGTAATCTTTAATGCTGAATTGACCTTTCCTGTTAGATACATGTCTACCTTTCAGGATGCATCAGTAAAAGatttgagaatttaaaaaaaaaacctcacacagtgaaatattttactctacatactgtattttttgtgataCATGTTCATAACCTGCTGTCTGTAGGCCTGATTTGGTACAGTAAACTTGCAGTAAGTCAGGGGTTAAATAAGTCAtcttcttttttcaaataaccTGCCAGTTTTCTAGTCAACCTCCAGCACTGATTGTGGACGCTTGCTGAATGTATTTAAATGCAGATAGAGAAGGTTTTTATACTTAAATAACCCTAGAGCATATTATTTTGGCCTCCTGTTTGCCACAGTTACAAAACTGTTAACTCATCTGCaatattaaaagcaaaatgcCAACTCCgctcagtttgtgtgtttgtgtgtgtgtctttctatg
It encodes the following:
- the LOC121966316 gene encoding PH domain leucine-rich repeat-containing protein phosphatase 2-like produces the protein LNGLRLVKSESLEAVSQVTQLDLRDNCLGSLDLSSVCNLETLHCQRNQLGTLTLSGFTLRMLHASSNRLTTVNIYPVPNQLTHMDLSQNLLEYLPDWVCDCRKIEMLDVTHNLLSELPS